The genomic interval TTGTTATCTGGTGGTTTTGGATAGCTCCACGCAAAAAGTGAAACCTATCGTAATGAGCAAGTGTGCCGGAATCATCATTCATGATAAGTCTGAACGAGTAGGATTTTATGGCTCATTTTGGTTTTCTGGCGTGCTACGTTTGTGTAAAACTAAACTTTTTAGCCGGTTGATATAAGCTTTAGCGCAATGGGCTCCCAGGGTGGAATGAGCAATGCCAGAATTAAATATTTAAATCGTTGCTTCTTTATTGAGCGATGGAGTCCGTAGCACACTTGAGCAGTTAGTAGTGGAGAAAATCCCCTTGCTAGTAGACTATGCACCGCTGTCACGATTAGACCAGCTGCACATCTTTTGCATTCAGGGGGTCCGTGACAGGCAAGGCAATGACATCGCCAGGGCTAAAAGTCTGGGTTTTTATTAGTTGTTGTCCCAAGCGCTGCATATGGTTTTTACTGACCTGCAGTTTGTGAGGCTTTCCTGAAATAAATGTGTTTAATTGGCTTCCTTCGCTAACTTGCAGCTGCGTTGCCATCCATACTGTACCAGCACTATAGTCCACTTTTGCGCCCATGGAAAAGTCTATCAGCCAGCCACAGCCAAGCAGGGAAAAGCATTGGGCTGAACTAACTCCGCAGCGTCCTTTACAGATGGCGGTTGCATAGACTGTAGCAACCGCTTTCGGTAGTGGCTGGCTTTCGTGCAGGATAAGATGAGAGGCTGACTTGTGATGAGTTATTTCCTGAGCAGCGTTAAGGAAGTAAATGTTCTCTGGGTAGCAGAATGGCAAAAACTCGACACTGTTCACAGAGAAAACCTTGGAAAGCTCTACCCACTCAAAGAATACACTGCCGGCAATGGGGCGCACCTGTTTTCCTTCATAAATACCATGGCACTCAACACCGCTGCTACGGTGACGAAACTGGCAGAGAGTCTTGCCAACGGAAGTGGCAGCTGTATGAATTTTCATGTACTTTTACCTGAACTGATTTATCGCTGTAAAAAATAGGAAGAAGATTCTGTGCTTATATCCTCCCCTATTATAGGTGCTCATGTCAGCGTTGCTGGTGGACTTCACCTTGCTCCTGAGCGAGCTCACTCTATCGGCGCCAATGGCATTCAGATATTTACCCGCAACCAGCGCACCTGGCGAGCCAAACCCATTTCCAACGATGAACTGAAGGCATTTCAAGCGGCCATAAAAGACTATCCATTGCAAAGCATAACGTCCCACGCTTCCTATTTACTCAATCTGGCTAACCCCCATGCTGAGCCTTGGGAGCGCTCTATAGTGGCCCTTGCACAGGAATATGAGCGATGCCAAATACTGAATATTCCCCTTTTGGTCATCCATCCAGGGGCCCATCTGGACTCGGGACTTGAGGCTGGAATAAAGCGAATAGCTGCGGCGCTGGACCGAGTGCTGGGCAATGTGGATGAGGGCCCCACGCTCCTTCTGGAGAATGTTGCCGGTCAGGGAACTACCATAGGCCGTACTTTTGATGAGCTGGCAAGCATTATTGGGGCCATGGACCATGGGCATCGGACAGGATTCTGTCTTGATACTGCTCATGCTTATGCGGCTGGCTACGACCTGTCCTCTGAGTCTGGCTTTGCTTCCACAATGGAAGAGTTGGCTCGTACCTTAGGGGGTGAGCGCTTACACATGCTTCACATTAACGACTCCAAAGTTCCCTTGAACTCACGCAAGGATCGGCATGCCCCGCTTGGGCATGGGCACATGGGCTGGTCTGCCTTTGCGCGACTGCTGCAGGACCCACTGACAGCGCAGCTCCCTATGATCCTGGAAACACCTTCGGGCATGGAGGGTTGGGCAACGGAGATTGCCCAATTGCGTCAACTGACTAGCAATAATACTCGTTAAATTTATCCTCCAAGCTCCAGGGGGCAATGTCAAAGTCAGTGAAAACATCAGTTTCATCTGTAGTCGATCCTTGAAGCAACATGCGCAGCTGGTCAGTAGATATAGGGAAAAAGGCAAAACGCCCCAGGGTTTTGGCAGAAAATTCCATCAGTGAAACTGGTTGATGAATTTTCAAGGGTTTTGCTTTGCCTTTAAGTTGGGCCAGTGAGTCTACCAGCTCAACGTAGGAATACCGCTTGGGGCCGCCAACCTCATAGGTCTTGCCTACTGCTTCTGCCTGCCCAAGGCAACGGGTAAAGGCCTGTGCTATGTTTTCCACGCTTACAGGCTGAAGCTGATACTTCCCGTCACCAATAATTGGCACAACGGGCATTCTCAGAAACCGCAGCAGCATGTTGATAAACTCATCCTGTGGCCCGAAGATGACACTGGGTTTGAAAATTGTATAATCCAGTTCACTTTGGCGAACTGCTTGTTCTGCGGCGCACTTCGTGCGGTGATAGGCGCTGTTGGATTCAAGGCTTGAGCCAAGGGCGGACATGTGTACAAAGCGCTTTACACCCTCAGCCCTGGCTACTTGAAGCATGTTTTGGGTAGCCTGGGAGTGGAGGCCTTCGTAGGTAATGGTCGGGGGAAACTCCCTGATAATGCCCACCAGGTGAATAATGGCATCGCATCCGTTTACTAAAGGTAACAGAGAATCTGGCTCTTCTACATTACCCATCACGGTTTCCACGCCGGCCCTTGGGCTCAGGGGTTTGCGAACGAGTAGTCGCACTTCATGTCCGGCACTGACAAGCTCCTTTACTATGCGGGAACCGACAAAGCCAGTCCCTCCGGTAACAGCTATTTTCATGGCGAACTCCTTGTTTTAGGTTTACTGTATTATGTTGGTTGCTATGATGTAAAAGTCCTTATGTCAAGCTGAAGCTTGGAGCTTCAGCGTTATCTTACGGTATTTTCAGCTCATCCAAAGCGTATACGATAAGGTCGCGAAAGATAGGGCCGGCGGTACGAGCCCCGGGGCCACCATTCTGCACAAAGACGAGCACGGCTATCTTGGGATCTTCAAGGGGAGCGTACCCGGCAAACCAGGCATGGGAGCGGTGACCCACATAAATATTATCTTCATCATACTCCTCCTCTGGATCCAGACCAATAACTTGTGATGTAGCACTTTTTCCCGCCATGCTAATCCGGGGATGGCGCAGGTGCCTTCCTGTTCCTTGCTCTCCATAGATAACTCGTCGCATACCCTCCTGAATAATGGCCAGATTGCGTGGATCCACATCTGCCTGCACGCCAGGCGGGGGTTCCTGTTCCTCATCACCGATATGGGTAACAAGACGCGGAACCAGAACCTTACCACCGTTGGCGATGGCAGCTGTCATTACTGTAAGTTGCAGGGGTGTCAGGGTAACATAGCCTTGCCCAATACTGGCAGGAATAGTGTCTCCTGGATACCAGACTTCTCCGCGGTGCCGAAGCTTCCAATCACGAGTAGGCAAAATGCCTGGGCGCTCGCCCGGGATGTCGATACCGGTGCGCTGCCCTAAACCAAACATGCGGCCGTACTTGGCCATATTGTTTATACCTATCTCCAGGCTGTGGTAGTAGTAGAAAGAGTCTACACTTTCTTCCAGGGACTTATAGACATCGGTCACCCCGTGTCCGGTACGTCTCCAGTCTCGATAGTGCCGGCCACCATACTCAAAATAGCCTGGGAAGTTGGTCGTGGTAGTTTCATCAAATACCCCCAGCTCAAGGCCAGCCAAGGCGGGTATCATCTTGAAAAGACTTCCCGGAGGGTAAATACCACGAATAGATTTGTCTTGTAGTGGGTGGTGGTTGTGAGACATGAGGTAATTCCAGTCTTTACGACTGATACCAGTAGCAAAAAGATTGGGGTTGAAGTTGGGGTAGCTGCCAATAGCAAGAATTCGCCCATCTCTTACATCCATGGCGACTGCTGCTCCAGCAAAGTTTTCATAAAGTTCATCCATTCGCTTTTGCAGTCGATAGTCAAGTGAGAGTCGTAAATCAGTGCCAGAAATAGGATCCATTTGGTCGATGATTCGCATGGGGCGATTAACGGCATCAACTTCATAAGTGACTCGACCGGAGATGCCACGTAAAAAGTGTTCGTACGTGAGTTCAACTCCTGCCTTACCTACCAGGTCACCCGAAGAGTATCCCATGAACCTCTGATTCTTTAGCTCACTTTCACTGATCTCCCCGAGGTAGCCAAAAACATTGGAGGCCATACGGTCCTTGATGTAGTGGCGCTTGGGTGCAGTATCCACGCGTAATCCTGGGTATTCGAACTGGCGTGCTTCTATAAAAGACACTTCCTCAAAGCTGATGTCCCGCTTGACTATAATGGGACGAAAGCGATTGGCGCGGCGATATTTGCTGCGAAAGTCAGCCTCGTCAATTTCAAAACGTTCGACCAGCAGTTCTACTACAGCGTCCAGGTCGTTCACGTTCTCTTTGACAACCGTTAAGTTGTAGCTGGGAACATTCTCTACCAACAGTACTTCATTGCGATCGAAAATTTTGCCGCGGTGAGCTTTGACTTCATAGGTGCGAATCCGATTTATTTCGGCACGCTGGGACAAAGCCTCGTGCTGAACAATCTGGATGTGCCAAAGACGCAAGCCCAAAATAAGGAAGCCCAGTATAATCAATCCCAGCAAAACAAGCAGGC from Desulfurispira natronophila carries:
- a CDS encoding deoxyribonuclease IV; translation: MLISSPIIGAHVSVAGGLHLAPERAHSIGANGIQIFTRNQRTWRAKPISNDELKAFQAAIKDYPLQSITSHASYLLNLANPHAEPWERSIVALAQEYERCQILNIPLLVIHPGAHLDSGLEAGIKRIAAALDRVLGNVDEGPTLLLENVAGQGTTIGRTFDELASIIGAMDHGHRTGFCLDTAHAYAAGYDLSSESGFASTMEELARTLGGERLHMLHINDSKVPLNSRKDRHAPLGHGHMGWSAFARLLQDPLTAQLPMILETPSGMEGWATEIAQLRQLTSNNTR
- a CDS encoding complex I NDUFA9 subunit family protein, with amino-acid sequence MKIAVTGGTGFVGSRIVKELVSAGHEVRLLVRKPLSPRAGVETVMGNVEEPDSLLPLVNGCDAIIHLVGIIREFPPTITYEGLHSQATQNMLQVARAEGVKRFVHMSALGSSLESNSAYHRTKCAAEQAVRQSELDYTIFKPSVIFGPQDEFINMLLRFLRMPVVPIIGDGKYQLQPVSVENIAQAFTRCLGQAEAVGKTYEVGGPKRYSYVELVDSLAQLKGKAKPLKIHQPVSLMEFSAKTLGRFAFFPISTDQLRMLLQGSTTDETDVFTDFDIAPWSLEDKFNEYYC
- the mrdA gene encoding penicillin-binding protein 2; this translates as MVVLNERRDHHPYLYTRLLVLLGLIILGFLILGLRLWHIQIVQHEALSQRAEINRIRTYEVKAHRGKIFDRNEVLLVENVPSYNLTVVKENVNDLDAVVELLVERFEIDEADFRSKYRRANRFRPIIVKRDISFEEVSFIEARQFEYPGLRVDTAPKRHYIKDRMASNVFGYLGEISESELKNQRFMGYSSGDLVGKAGVELTYEHFLRGISGRVTYEVDAVNRPMRIIDQMDPISGTDLRLSLDYRLQKRMDELYENFAGAAVAMDVRDGRILAIGSYPNFNPNLFATGISRKDWNYLMSHNHHPLQDKSIRGIYPPGSLFKMIPALAGLELGVFDETTTTNFPGYFEYGGRHYRDWRRTGHGVTDVYKSLEESVDSFYYYHSLEIGINNMAKYGRMFGLGQRTGIDIPGERPGILPTRDWKLRHRGEVWYPGDTIPASIGQGYVTLTPLQLTVMTAAIANGGKVLVPRLVTHIGDEEQEPPPGVQADVDPRNLAIIQEGMRRVIYGEQGTGRHLRHPRISMAGKSATSQVIGLDPEEEYDEDNIYVGHRSHAWFAGYAPLEDPKIAVLVFVQNGGPGARTAGPIFRDLIVYALDELKIP